From the genome of Chelonoidis abingdonii isolate Lonesome George chromosome 25, CheloAbing_2.0, whole genome shotgun sequence, one region includes:
- the YTHDF2 gene encoding YTH domain-containing family protein 2 isoform X1, with translation MSASSLLEQRPKGQGNKVQNGSVHQKDGLNDDDFEPYLSPQARPNNAYTAMSDSYLPSYYSPSIGFSYSLGEAAWSTGGDPPMPYLTSYGQLSNGEPHFLPDAMFGQPGALGSTPFLGQHGFNFFPSGIDFSAWGNNSSQGQSTQSSGYSSNYAYAPSSLGGAMIDGQSAFANETLNKAPGMNTIDQGMAALKLGSTDVANNVPKVVGSAVGSGSITSNIVASNSLPPATIAPPKPTSWADIASKPAKQQPKLKTKNGIAGSSLPPPPIKHNMDIGTWDNKGPVAKAPSQALVQNIGQQPTQVSPQPVGQQINNSPPVAQASPGQQPQPLPPPPQPAQLPVQQQAAQPTRWVAPRNRGNGFGQNGVDGNGVGQSQASSGSAPSEPHPVLEKLRSINNYNPKDFDWNPKHGRVFIIKSYSEDDIHRSIKYNIWCSTEHGNKRLDAAYRSMNGKGPVYLLFSVNGSGHFCGVAEMKSAVDYNTCAGVWSQDKWKGRFDVRWIFVKDVPNSQLRHIRLENNENKPVTNSRDTQEVPLEKAKQVLKIIATYKHTTSIFDDFSHYEKRQEEEENVKKERQGRVK, from the exons TGCAAAATGGATCTGTGCATCAGAAGGATGGGTTAAATGATGATGACTTTGAACCCTACTTGAGTCCTCAGGCCAGGCCG aatAATGCATACACTGCAATGTCTGACTCCTACTTGCCAAGCTACTACAGTCCATCCATTGGATTCTCCTACTCGTTAGGCGAAGCTGCCTGGTCTACAGGGGGTGACCCACCCATGCCCTACTTAACATCCTATGGACAGCTAAGCAATGGGGAGCCTCACTTTCTCCCAGATGCAATGTTTGGGCAGCCAGGGGCCCTTGGCAGCACTCCATTTCTTGGGCAGCATGGCTTTAACTTCTTTCCAAGTGGAattgacttttcagcttgggggAATAACAGTTCTCAGGGACAGTCCACTCAAAGCTCTGGATATAGTAGCAATTATGCTTATGCACCAAGCTCACTGGGTGGAGCCATGATTGATGGACAGTCTGCTTTTGCCAATGAGACTCTAAATAAGGCTCCTGGCATGAATACCATAGACCAAGGGATGGCAGCACTGAAGTTGGGCAGCACGGATGTTGCAAACAATGTCCCAAAAGTTGTTGGTTCCGCTGTTGGTAGCGGGTCTATTACCAGTAATATCGTGGCATCTAACAGTTTGCCTCCTGCTACCATTGCTCCTCCGAAACCGACATCATGGGCTGATATTGCTAGCAAACCTGCAAAACAACAGCCCAAGCTGAAGACCAAGAATGGCATTGCAGGTTCAAGTCTTCCACCGCCTCCAATAAAACATAACATGGATATTGGAACTTGGGATAACAAAGGGCCGGTAGCAAAAGCGCCTTCCCAGGCTTTAGTTCAGAATATTGGTCAGCAGCCAACCCAGGTGTCTCCTCAACCAGTGGGCCAACAGATCAATAACAGCCCACCAGTGGCACAGGCTTCTCCAGGACAACAGCCGCAGCCgctgcccccaccaccacagccAGCCCAGCTACCGGTGCAGCAACAGGCAGCTCAGCCAACCCGCTGGGTTGCACCTCGTAACCGTGGCAATGGGTTTGGTCAAAACGGAGTGGATGGTAATGGAGTGGGACAGTCACAAGCCAGTTCTGGTTCTGCTCCTTCGGAACCGCACCCAGTGTTGGAGAAATTGAGGTCCATCAACAACTACAACCCCAAGGATTTTGACTGGAACCCAAAACACGGCCGGGTTTTCATCATTAAGAGTTACTCTGAGGACGATATCCACCGTTCCATTAAATATAACATCTGGTGCAGTACAGAGCACGGCAACAAGAGACTGGATGCTGCTTATCGCTCCATGAACGGGAAAGGCCCCGTTTACTTACTGTTCAGTGTCAACGGCAGTGGTCACTTCTGCGGAGTGGCAGAAATGAAATCTGCTGTGGACTACAACACATGTGCAGGTGTGTGGTCCCAGGACAAATGGAAGGGACGTTTTGATGTCAGGTGGATTTTTGTGAAGGACGTTCCCAACAGCCAGCTGCGGCACATCCGCCTAGAGAACAACGAGAATAAACCAGTGACCAACTCCAGGGACACTCAGGAAGTGCCTCTGGAAAAGGCTAAGCAGGTGTTGAAAATCATTGCCACCTACAAGCACACCACCTCCATCTTTGATGACTTCTCACACTATGAGAAacgccaggaggaggaggaaaatgttaaaaag
- the YTHDF2 gene encoding YTH domain-containing family protein 2 isoform X2, translated as MSASSLLEQRPKGQGNKVQNGSVHQKDGLNDDDFEPYLSPQARPNNAYTAMSDSYLPSYYSPSIGFSYSLGEAAWSTGGDPPMPYLTSYGQLSNGEPHFLPDAMFGQPGALGSTPFLGQHGFNFFPSGIDFSAWGNNSSQGQSTQSSGYSSNYAYAPSSLGGAMIDGQSAFANETLNKAPGMNTIDQGMAALKLGSTDVANNVPKVVGSAVGSGSITSNIVASNSLPPATIAPPKPTSWADIASKPAKQQPKLKTKNGIAGSSLPPPPIKHNMDIGTWDNKGPVAKAPSQALVQNIGQQPTQVSPQPVGQQINNSPPVAQASPGQQPQPLPPPPQPAQLPVQQQAAQPTRWVAPRNRGNGFGQNGVDGNGVGQSQASSGSAPSEPHPVLEKLRSINNYNPKDFDWNPKHGRVFIIKSYSEDDIHRSIKYNIWCSTEHGNKRLDAAYRSMNGKGPVYLLFSVNGSGHFCGVAEMKSAVDYNTCAGVWSQDKWKGRFDVRWIFVKDVPNSQLRHIRLENNENKPVTNSRDTQEVPLEKAKQVLKIIATYKHTTSIFDDFSHYEKRQEEEENVKKKRQVKPGLSLQPSGGF; from the exons TGCAAAATGGATCTGTGCATCAGAAGGATGGGTTAAATGATGATGACTTTGAACCCTACTTGAGTCCTCAGGCCAGGCCG aatAATGCATACACTGCAATGTCTGACTCCTACTTGCCAAGCTACTACAGTCCATCCATTGGATTCTCCTACTCGTTAGGCGAAGCTGCCTGGTCTACAGGGGGTGACCCACCCATGCCCTACTTAACATCCTATGGACAGCTAAGCAATGGGGAGCCTCACTTTCTCCCAGATGCAATGTTTGGGCAGCCAGGGGCCCTTGGCAGCACTCCATTTCTTGGGCAGCATGGCTTTAACTTCTTTCCAAGTGGAattgacttttcagcttgggggAATAACAGTTCTCAGGGACAGTCCACTCAAAGCTCTGGATATAGTAGCAATTATGCTTATGCACCAAGCTCACTGGGTGGAGCCATGATTGATGGACAGTCTGCTTTTGCCAATGAGACTCTAAATAAGGCTCCTGGCATGAATACCATAGACCAAGGGATGGCAGCACTGAAGTTGGGCAGCACGGATGTTGCAAACAATGTCCCAAAAGTTGTTGGTTCCGCTGTTGGTAGCGGGTCTATTACCAGTAATATCGTGGCATCTAACAGTTTGCCTCCTGCTACCATTGCTCCTCCGAAACCGACATCATGGGCTGATATTGCTAGCAAACCTGCAAAACAACAGCCCAAGCTGAAGACCAAGAATGGCATTGCAGGTTCAAGTCTTCCACCGCCTCCAATAAAACATAACATGGATATTGGAACTTGGGATAACAAAGGGCCGGTAGCAAAAGCGCCTTCCCAGGCTTTAGTTCAGAATATTGGTCAGCAGCCAACCCAGGTGTCTCCTCAACCAGTGGGCCAACAGATCAATAACAGCCCACCAGTGGCACAGGCTTCTCCAGGACAACAGCCGCAGCCgctgcccccaccaccacagccAGCCCAGCTACCGGTGCAGCAACAGGCAGCTCAGCCAACCCGCTGGGTTGCACCTCGTAACCGTGGCAATGGGTTTGGTCAAAACGGAGTGGATGGTAATGGAGTGGGACAGTCACAAGCCAGTTCTGGTTCTGCTCCTTCGGAACCGCACCCAGTGTTGGAGAAATTGAGGTCCATCAACAACTACAACCCCAAGGATTTTGACTGGAACCCAAAACACGGCCGGGTTTTCATCATTAAGAGTTACTCTGAGGACGATATCCACCGTTCCATTAAATATAACATCTGGTGCAGTACAGAGCACGGCAACAAGAGACTGGATGCTGCTTATCGCTCCATGAACGGGAAAGGCCCCGTTTACTTACTGTTCAGTGTCAACGGCAGTGGTCACTTCTGCGGAGTGGCAGAAATGAAATCTGCTGTGGACTACAACACATGTGCAGGTGTGTGGTCCCAGGACAAATGGAAGGGACGTTTTGATGTCAGGTGGATTTTTGTGAAGGACGTTCCCAACAGCCAGCTGCGGCACATCCGCCTAGAGAACAACGAGAATAAACCAGTGACCAACTCCAGGGACACTCAGGAAGTGCCTCTGGAAAAGGCTAAGCAGGTGTTGAAAATCATTGCCACCTACAAGCACACCACCTCCATCTTTGATGACTTCTCACACTATGAGAAacgccaggaggaggaggaaaatgttaaaaag